One Aegilops tauschii subsp. strangulata cultivar AL8/78 chromosome 7, Aet v6.0, whole genome shotgun sequence genomic window carries:
- the LOC120969281 gene encoding uncharacterized protein, with protein sequence MVHSLLRVWFRKEDKSWEQQWEVDASKWYPLLSHVKKVCGVTAGVVLISMGIENGALHYCAFRLIKNALQPKLQLEADFFTSSGWVRPYFMAWPRPTLKAGSSNTKKTSLEDQEAGGSKKKTSLKHQEAGSSKKN encoded by the exons ATGGTACACAGTCTCCTGCGGGTGTGGTTCCGGAAGGAGGACAAGTCCTGGGAGCAGCAGTGGGAGGTGGATGCTTCGAAATGGTATCCGCTTCTAAGCCATGTAAAGAAGGTTTGCGGTGTGACCGCCGGCGTCGTGCTGATCTCCATGGGCATCGAGAATGGCGCCCTCCACTATTGTGCCTTTCGCCTCATCAAGAACGCCCTCCAGCCTAAGTTGCAATTGGAGGCAGACTTCTTCACATCCAGTGGATGGGTGCGCCCCTATTTCATGGCATGGCCACGCCCCACCCTCAAG GCTGGTAGCTCCAACACGAAGAAAACAAGTCTGGAGGATCAAGAAGCTGGTGGCTCGAAGAAGAAAACAAGCCTGAAACATCAAGAAGCTGGCAGCTCCAAGAAGAATTAA